The following are from one region of the uncultured Hyphomonas sp. genome:
- the mutL gene encoding DNA mismatch repair endonuclease MutL, which produces MADSVRSRPQIRKLPPDVVNRIAAGEVVERPAAAVKELAENALDAGATRIDIAIEAGGLKRMTIEDDGCGMSADDLLLALDRHATSKLAAGNDGRVDLLNIHTMGFRGEALPSIASVSRMTITSRAAGEEAADIFIEAGHIEGPRPAAFTGRGETGTRIEVRDLFYATPARLKFMKGERSESMAVTDVVKRLAMANPHVSFSLENNGRNVLRYAAEAEGEAGRLARLGAIMGRDFRDNAVAIEADREGVTLTGFAGLPTLNRGNAQMQFLFVNGRPVKDRMLNGVIRAAYQDFLARDRHPLAALFVELDPEYVDVNVHPAKTEVRFRDAGNVRGLMIGALRHSLADAGHRASTTVAGYALGKARPEGAPTGALFASRPAYNPTSISPVRAPSSFEPAPPPGGWAESAEPYAPEAYERDAAPSARVEPETQATEDFPLGVARAQLHETYVIAQTQDGIVIVDQHAAHERLVYEDMKRQMAAGGVKRQALLIPDVVELTEDEAARVVERADELAELGLEIEAFGAGAVCVRATPALFGEMDAAGLIRDLADDFAEYDAGLVLKERFEEVMGNMACRGSVRSGRRLNGEEMNALLRQMEATPHSGQCNHGRPTYVELKLADIEKLFGRR; this is translated from the coding sequence ATGGCTGATTCCGTCCGTTCCCGTCCCCAGATCCGCAAACTGCCGCCCGATGTCGTGAACCGGATCGCGGCGGGCGAGGTTGTTGAACGCCCGGCAGCGGCGGTGAAGGAACTCGCCGAGAATGCACTGGATGCCGGGGCCACGCGGATCGATATCGCGATCGAGGCGGGCGGCCTCAAACGGATGACGATCGAGGATGATGGTTGCGGCATGAGCGCGGACGATCTGCTGCTCGCGCTGGACCGGCACGCGACCTCGAAACTCGCGGCCGGCAATGATGGCCGGGTCGACCTGCTGAACATCCACACGATGGGCTTTCGCGGTGAGGCGCTGCCCTCCATCGCCTCAGTCAGCCGCATGACCATCACGTCGCGCGCCGCCGGTGAGGAAGCCGCCGACATCTTCATCGAAGCGGGCCACATCGAAGGCCCCCGGCCCGCGGCCTTCACCGGGCGCGGCGAAACCGGCACGCGCATTGAGGTGCGCGATCTGTTCTACGCGACGCCCGCGCGCCTGAAATTCATGAAGGGCGAACGCTCTGAAAGCATGGCGGTGACCGACGTGGTCAAGCGTCTTGCCATGGCCAATCCGCACGTTTCCTTCAGCCTGGAGAACAATGGCCGTAACGTGCTGCGCTATGCAGCGGAGGCCGAGGGCGAAGCCGGGCGCCTCGCCCGTCTCGGCGCGATCATGGGGCGGGACTTCCGCGACAATGCCGTCGCCATCGAGGCAGACCGCGAAGGCGTGACTCTGACAGGGTTCGCTGGGCTGCCGACACTGAACCGCGGCAATGCGCAGATGCAGTTCCTGTTCGTCAACGGGCGCCCCGTCAAAGACCGGATGCTGAACGGCGTGATCCGCGCCGCCTATCAGGATTTCCTGGCGCGCGACCGCCACCCGCTGGCGGCCTTGTTTGTGGAGCTGGATCCCGAATATGTGGACGTCAACGTCCACCCGGCCAAGACGGAAGTTCGCTTCCGGGATGCCGGGAATGTGCGTGGCCTGATGATCGGGGCATTGCGGCATTCTCTGGCGGATGCCGGGCACAGGGCGTCCACCACGGTGGCGGGCTATGCGCTGGGAAAGGCGCGCCCGGAAGGTGCGCCGACCGGGGCGCTGTTCGCGTCGCGGCCTGCCTACAATCCCACCAGTATTTCGCCCGTGCGGGCGCCGTCCAGTTTCGAGCCAGCCCCGCCGCCCGGCGGATGGGCCGAGTCCGCTGAGCCTTATGCGCCAGAGGCCTATGAGCGCGATGCCGCCCCGAGTGCCCGCGTCGAGCCGGAAACACAGGCTACGGAAGACTTCCCGCTCGGCGTTGCCCGGGCCCAGCTGCACGAAACCTATGTCATCGCCCAGACGCAGGACGGCATCGTCATTGTTGACCAGCACGCCGCGCATGAGCGTCTCGTCTATGAAGACATGAAGCGCCAGATGGCGGCGGGCGGGGTGAAGCGCCAGGCGCTGCTCATCCCCGATGTCGTGGAGCTGACAGAAGACGAAGCCGCCCGCGTGGTGGAGCGCGCCGATGAACTGGCCGAGCTGGGGCTGGAGATCGAAGCCTTCGGGGCGGGCGCTGTCTGCGTGCGCGCCACCCCCGCCCTGTTCGGGGAGATGGACGCCGCAGGCCTGATCCGCGACCTCGCTGACGACTTTGCCGAATATGATGCAGGTCTCGTCCTGAAAGAGCGGTTCGAGGAAGTCATGGGCAACATGGCCTGCCGCGGGTCCGTCCGTTCCGGCCGGCGCCTCAATGGTGAGGAAATGAATGCGCTGCTGCGCCAGATGGAGGCGACGCCTCATTCCGGCCAGTGCAATCATGGCCGCCCGACCTATGTGGAGCTGAAGCTCGCCGATATCGAAAAACTGTTCGGACGCCGCTAA